gcaattttcgaaacggtccgaaaagttgTTTCAAGGAATAGCCTTCAGCACGTTTTGGTCACCTTAGTATCTAAGTATCTCGGGCTAAGTCTAATGAGGATACGCTGCCGTTTGGACCCGTTCTTTGTTGAACCCCCATGCCCGGGGACTAAGTAACGCCGGGCCCCTCGCAGTGCTAAGTACACCGTGCGTCTCGCGAGATCCTGCGCTCCCATTACTGGTACCGATCGTCTTCCGCCGTCACCGATCGTTTCAGCCACCGTGGCGCCAGcttcaccatcagcagcgcacCGAGCGGGGCCGTGAAGATGATTGCCAATACCGTCACAATCAGCACGGTTTGCGCCCTGCCGTAGTCCTCCTTCGGTGCGCCGAGTGCCCGGGCAAGATCGAGCGCCGCCGGACCGAGGGCCGCCTGGACGGTGGCCTTCGGGAAGCCGGACAGCGTAACGTACGACCGCTCCTTCCAGTTCAGCTCGCTACCTAGAGTGGAGCAGTACGAGAACGCCAGTCGAAGCTAGAAAGAAGCCAAAAACAGGGGTAATTAATTGTCGGGTTCCTTGCCGGATGTGCGGAACACTTACCAGCACGgcaacgacgagcgttaccaTCCCATAGAGCACCGTTTCGCCGGCCAAGACGGAAAAGTTGACTTCCTTGCCGATCAGCGAGAAGGACACGGGCTTCAGAAACTTCCACAGGAGATCGAGGTACACGCCCACctcgccagcgccaccgtcgGGCCGCTTACGCCACCCAGTGCCGGCCACGAACGCCGTCACGATGCACCCGAGTGCCCCGGCCGTCGGGTAACCGATCGCCTTGCTGCCAACGACGGACAGCGTGCCGGCCAGAGCCGTCATCGTGAACCGCAACCCCACGCTGTACCTCTGCGGAAAGGCGAAGCGaacgtaattaaaatttcacccaaaaacggGGTGGAGGGCCTTACCGCGTGGTATGATGGCAGGTGCAGAAGGACGAGACCGCACGCGGACCCGTAGCCGAGCCCAATTACGATGCCGATCGGACCCTGCGCGATCTGGCTGGTGACGTTACCTGCGGAAGAAGAACCGAGGGCGAGAAGCTTTAGTCGCCAACAAGCGAAACGAACTGCAggccgccaccaacacccaCTTACCGGTGACGAAGATCAGGCCCAGGATGACACCGAACAGGAAAATTGCCAGAACATCATTACAGCTTGTCACGGCGATGATTAATGTGTGAATGCCTTTGCCCAGACCGAGCCGCTCCTCCttcagccgcagcagcaccgtcacGACGACGTTTGGCGAGATGGCCGTCACCACCAGCCTGCGGGCAAACAAGGACAACGGACCGTTAGGAGGTCAATGCTGGGCGGGGAACGGAGTTTTTTGCATTCCCTTCCGATTCGGGCCCGGTTCGAGCATCGACACATTGCACGAACAAGGTGAGGTGTTGGTGTCGCACACCCCCCATTTCCATCCCCCTCCCAAGATGCGAGCCGCACTCTCGAGGGTTCGCAGCGGCATCAACACCGGCGCATTTGAGGGCACGGCCAAGATTATCATAAAACCGCGGGCGAGGCGAACCCTGGAGCCCGCTGCAACTGACGGGCGCCCGTCTCTTCGGCGCTTTTCATCGAGTGGAATGAAATTGAttccgccacgccacgccacgccacattCCGGAGGCACCTGCAGGACTCGCGCGAAAGGCAGCAATCCATTTAGGGGCCCGCGCGTCGGCGGTCGGCACAATAATgatccggaaccggtaccCCGTTCCATTCGCCACGGCTAACCACCGTTCCTCGCGGGAGTTAAAAACTCTTTAGGGCGCCCTCCCGTTTCTTTTACTGGTGCCGCGTTTCCGGTCGGGATTGGAGC
The Anopheles cruzii unplaced genomic scaffold, idAnoCruzAS_RS32_06 scaffold00604_ctg1, whole genome shotgun sequence DNA segment above includes these coding regions:
- the LOC128276140 gene encoding sodium/hydrogen exchanger 9B2-like, with product MHARTPPRIYITSVEEGSVDGPSTNNGQSSTEIDERDGRSRPIPSIDLAMAFAGKQSQPNRDGAGTIPLTDGTVLRTANLGGMPVTPSTAPSKCPTVQRSWPVTSQPVALLVVFGFLWAIAWSILPAGLSDPTGGLMRLVFLFVGAQTCGELVSLTGLPDMLGMLGWGVLYANVGWADFGGYERLEVFLREMALVNIMLLAGLGLDYAALRSLFRFIMLLTVLPSVAEVAATAILSHYLLKLPWLWGVLLGLVVTAISPNVVVTVLLRLKEERLGLGKGIHTLIIAVTSCNDVLAIFLFGVILGLIFVTGNVTSQIAQGPIGIVIGLGYGSACGLVLLHLPSYHARYSVGLRFTMTALAGTLSVVGSKAIGYPTAGALGCIVTAFVAGTGWRKRPDGGAGEVGVYLDLLWKFLKPVSFSLIGKEVNFSVLAGETVLYGMVTLVVAVLLRLAFSYCSTLGSELNWKERSYVTLSGFPKATVQAALGPAALDLARALGAPKEDYGRAQTVLIVTVLAIIFTAPLGALLMVKLAPRWLKRSVTAEDDRYQ